The Strix aluco isolate bStrAlu1 chromosome 18, bStrAlu1.hap1, whole genome shotgun sequence genome includes the window AGTGCTGCTCTGGCCATGCAGGAGCAAGTCCGGGGCGGCCTCCAGCACGCCGAGGGGGCTGCCGTCCGCCCTCGCTCTTAAGGGCGAGGCTGAGAGCAGCGGGTCCGGCAGCCCCGGGCTGGGCTTGTTGAAGAGAGCAAAGATGTTGTGGAAGAGCCTCTCCTGGGGCCGCTGGCGGAGCAGCGGGTGCTTCTCCACAGCCAGCTCCCTGCGGGCGTCTAGGACCATGTTGTGCCACTTCTTGCGGATCTCGTCGGGCGTGCGCTGGACCAGGGGGCTGAGGTTGTTGACGGCGGCTGCGATCTCCTCCCAGGCGCGCTGCCGGTCCAGCGTGTGCTTGTACCGGCCGCTCTTGGGGATCAAGATGTCCTTGCGGAGGCTGAACTCCTCCAGGATGAGGAATTTCTCCTCCTCAGAGAACTTGATGCGCTTCGACTTGGCCGCGCTCATGCTGCCCGGGTGGCGGGCGAGGAgggggtgaggatgaggatgggtcGGGGTGGGTGCACTCACGCCGAGCACCGCTCCGCTCCCCCGCGCCTGGGGCACGCCGAGCCGGGGCTGCCGCACCGCTCGGGGCTCAGCGAGACCGGCTGTCCCGGGGGTGCCGATGCCGGGGCGCGTCCCCCCCACGCCCGGGCGCCCGGCGGGGTCCCCGgctgccgccgctcccctcccgccggGCAGGGACCGGGCGGATGGCCGCGGGAAGCGGATGTGGCCGCGTCCTGTTccgcgccggggcggggccggtaccggggcggggcggcgagggtggcccggcccggcggggcggctccgggcccggggcgggggggggcgggacgcGGGGCGCTGGGTCTCCACCTGCCCCGCGGCTACCGGCGGCCGTGAGCCCGggcggcgccgcggggccggggagcgggggcggATGGCGGGGTTTGGGGCTCTCCGGCTGcggcccgcccgcctcccccctGCCGCAGGCTCCCCCTCTCCCACCGCCTCTCCTGAGCAGGGAAATGAAAAGGCTTCAACGCTGGGAATGGTCTTGGCCTCTTTATTTGGGATGAAAGCCCCAGGTTGGCCATGAGCTAaaacactggttaaaaaaaagaaggtggtgGGAGTCGAGCAGTGCAAGGGGATGCGAGGGCTCTGGGGTGCATGTCCCCTCCTCCCAACCAGACCCCGGGGCAGGGATGCTGCGGGCAGGAGTGCAGGCACAGGCCAAGGCGATGCTGCACTCGTGTCCTTGGGCTGGAGAGTTAGAAGACATTGGGAACGAAGTGAATCTGTCCCGCACGGCGAGTGGGGTTCCCCTGAGTTACACCACCGAACTGGCAGTCCTGGCTGGTGGCCAGAGTGAGCATCTGGCAATTGGAGGGATGTGGCAGTGTGAGCCAGGAGCCTCGTGGCTGCGGGGCTTGGCACGACGCTGCTCCATGCCCAGAGCTGTCAGGCAGCCCCGGATGGTGGTCCCAGCTCCCCTGGTGCATTGCCCCGGCTCAGCACATGGGCCAGTCCATGCtgtgccagcagctcctgcaccaGCATGAGCTCCTGCTCCAGTTCCTGGGTGCTGCAGCCCAGTCCTGGCACGGTGGTGGCACTTTCCCCCAGCACCTGAAGCGCCTGTGCCACCAGCCGGGCCCTCaccagcagcacagccacagccacatGCAGCTTGGCACAGCCCAGTGCCTTCATCCCC containing:
- the LOC141931598 gene encoding uncharacterized protein LOC141931598, which encodes MEQRRAKPRSHEAPGSHCHIPPIARCSLWPPARTATQGHECSIALACACTPARSIPAPGSGRGHIRFPRPSARSLPGGRGAAAAGDPAGRPGVGGTRPGIGTPGTAGLAEPRAVRQPRLGVPQARGSGAVLGVSAPTPTHPHPHPLLARHPGSMSAAKSKRIKFSEEEKFLILEEFSLRKDILIPKSGRYKHTLDRQRAWEEIAAAVNNLSPLVQRTPDEIRKKWHNMVLDARRELAVEKHPLLRQRPQERLFHNIFALFNKPSPGLPDPLLSASPLRARADGSPLGVLEAAPDLLLHGQSSTASPGHDPLCPTGTPPAPSPAPESLLGAAAGEPNSKENLLPAGPQASVEERLTPPDTAPATPSLPTAGVLPAAALCPASVQIQGAAGMAPVPQAGSPETPMPVRIKAPLSPMLVSPCLSAMASPAMQSRGTGSPSPPAPEENGHPSAPEGSQPGLGGCVGTAGERWEKQSRLQTEILELQKETLQLQKEKILLEKEKLFLEIIKLRRELGT